A single window of Thermodesulfobacteriota bacterium DNA harbors:
- a CDS encoding phosphohydrolase: protein VPEMQTVNQWASFHHERLDGSGYPFHLTAKDLTLGSRIVAVADLVTALLEDRPYRKGFSPKEMFEILRNLVHEGAIDGRIVRIAESSIDLILQKISKLKEES from the coding sequence GTGCCAGAGATGCAAACGGTTAACCAATGGGCTTCCTTTCATCACGAGAGACTTGACGGCTCCGGATATCCTTTCCATCTTACGGCGAAGGATCTCACTCTCGGTTCAAGGATAGTGGCTGTGGCAGATCTTGTTACTGCCCTACTCGAGGACAGGCCTTACAGAAAGGGCTTTTCTCCTAAGGAGATGTTCGAGATTCTGCGGAATCTCGTTCATGAAGGAGCAATCGATGGTCGGATCGTAAGGATAGCCGAAAGTAGTATTGATCTTATCCTGCAAAAGATCTCCAAACTTAAAGAAGAATCTTGA